The following proteins are co-located in the Haliotis asinina isolate JCU_RB_2024 chromosome 13, JCU_Hal_asi_v2, whole genome shotgun sequence genome:
- the LOC137259863 gene encoding E3 SUMO-protein ligase ZBED1-like: protein MKLTESILHVLCLAHTINLAVQKALKVKRVNHILAKIRRIAAFFHRSPKANELLKQKALLLSVPDHDLIIDVITRWNSAYDMIARFIEMQCAVIMVLVSKELQKANEFATLTAEEIQLAEEVIRLLKRMKDMTTMLCTEESPTVSMIMPLMHQLKGALSAKDSDAPAVRKMKQIMKEDLHDRYTDQSDILYVASALDPRFKHLPFPSDTQRFDVLNDVTVKTCEANEFAVTRVKTELNEDNDTPALPELPQLPELESDSQPDVPIHNESPVKLKADPDQGNEHPTLLEGILGDVFILRTDPAKTPFELSKLEVDKYVSYPGISLNDSCLAWWKKHEEMFPRLSILAKRLLCISVTSVPSERAFSTAGDIVTHHSLKPQNVDLLLFLKKNLKT from the coding sequence ATGAAGTTGACTGAATCCATTCTACACGTTCTTTGTTTGGCTCACACAATCAACTTGGCCGTACAGAAGGCATTGAAAGTCAAGCGTGTCAATCACATTCTGGCAAAGATCCGGCGCATTGCTGCTTTCTTTCATAGAAGTCCAAAAGCTAATGAGCTCCTGAAACAAAAGGCACTTCTTCTGTCCGTTCCAGATCACGACCTCATTATTGATGTCATCACAAGGTGGAATAGTGCTTATGATATGATCGCAAGATTCATTGAAATGCAGTGTGCAGTCATCATGGTTCTTGTGAGCAAAGAGTTGCAGAAAGCAAATGAGTTTGCAACACTCACAGCTGAAGAGATCCAACTTGCAGAAGAGGTAATCAGATTGTTGAAGCGCATGAAGGACATGACAACTATGTTATGCACTGAGGAATCGCCTACAGTCTCGATGATTATGCCATTAATGCACCAATTGAAAGGTGCGCTTAGTGCCAAGGACAGTGATGCCCCTGCTGTGCGCAAGATGAAACAGATCATGAAAGAAGACCTCCATGACAGATATACTGACCAGAGTGACATTTTATATGTTGCATCTGCGCTTGACCCTCGCTTTAAACATCTGCCTTTTCCCTCTGACACACAACGCTTTGATGTTCTCAATGATGTCACAGTAAAGACCTGTGAAGCAAATGAGTTTGCTGTGACCAGAGTGAAGACTGAACTAAATGAGGACAATGACACCCCAGCATTACCAGAGTTACCTCAGCTGCCAGAACTAGAATCAGACAGCCAGCCAGATGTGCCTATACACAATGAAAGCCCAGTGAAACTGAAAGCAGATCCAGATCAGGGAAATGAACATCCTACACTACTTGAAGGCATTTTGGGTGATGTATTCATCTTGAGGACAGACCCAGCAAAAACACCATTCGAACTGTCCAAACTTGAGGTTGATAAATATGTCAGTTACCCTGGCATTTCCTTGAACGACAGCTGTCTGGCGTGGTGGAAGAAACATGAAGAGATGTTTCCTCGGCTTTCCATATTGGCAAAACGATTGTTGTGCATTTCTGTTACTAGTGTTCCATCAGAGCGTGCTTTTTCCACGGCAGGAGACATTGTTACTCATCACTCTTTGAAACCACAAAATGTGGATTTGCTGttgtttcttaaaaaaaacttgaaaacataa